A part of Terriglobus roseus genomic DNA contains:
- a CDS encoding TlpA family protein disulfide reductase: protein MRNALVGGIIVVVVAGLGWAGIHNVKARRAAEAEAKNHQMTITVDKPGASATMDSPVADLRGKPAAIFTLTSNTGKRISLNDYKGKPVLLNFWATWCTPCKVEMPWFEEFQKKYAAQGLQVVGINEDEDAKSPEIQAQIKKVLENTGVDYTILMSDQKVGNAYGGLDVLPATFYIDRNGKIVAQAIGLAPKEEAEANIQKIVSGS, encoded by the coding sequence ATGCGTAATGCCCTGGTGGGTGGAATCATTGTCGTGGTCGTCGCTGGGCTGGGCTGGGCCGGCATTCACAACGTGAAGGCGCGCCGCGCTGCGGAAGCTGAAGCGAAAAATCACCAAATGACCATCACCGTGGACAAGCCCGGCGCTTCGGCGACCATGGATTCGCCGGTCGCAGACCTCCGTGGCAAACCCGCCGCCATCTTTACGCTGACCAGCAACACCGGCAAGCGCATCTCGCTGAACGACTACAAGGGCAAGCCCGTTCTGCTGAACTTCTGGGCCACCTGGTGCACTCCCTGCAAGGTAGAGATGCCGTGGTTTGAGGAGTTCCAGAAGAAGTACGCCGCGCAGGGTCTTCAGGTCGTTGGCATCAACGAAGATGAAGATGCTAAGAGCCCCGAGATTCAGGCGCAGATCAAGAAGGTGCTGGAAAACACCGGGGTGGATTACACCATCCTGATGAGCGACCAGAAAGTGGGCAACGCCTACGGTGGTCTGGACGTTCTGCCTGCAACTTTTTACATCGACCGCAACGGCAAGATCGTAGCGCAGGCCATCGGTCTGGCTCCCAAGGAAGAAGCTGAGGCCAACATCCAGAAGATTGTGTCGGGAAGCTAA